The following proteins are encoded in a genomic region of Arachis ipaensis cultivar K30076 chromosome B02, Araip1.1, whole genome shotgun sequence:
- the LOC107628051 gene encoding putative pentatricopeptide repeat-containing protein At3g11460 yields the protein MSILIHQQKQNPKFLDQTTTQPWNSRLAELAKQHQYPQALSLYRHMLRSSFFPNTFTFPFLLKSCALLSIPITGSQLHAHVIRTGCHPDPYTRTSLITMYSKCHLPNNARKVFDENPHWENPTICFNAMISGYSFNSRIFDAVLLFRRMREMGLNANSVTMLGLVSGCVVPGHLSVGVYLHGLGVRLGLDGDLTVGNCLITMYVKCGEVENARRVFDGMPARDLISWNAMISGYAQNGHARRVLELYREMKLSKVTPDPVTLLGVLSSCANLGAQGIGREVEREIGVLGFSSNPFLTNALINMYARCGNLARAHVVFDSMAEKSVISWTAIIGGYGIHGHGEVAVDLFNEMVESGIRPDETVFVSVLSACSHAGLTDKGLEYFDAMETKYGLRQGPEHYSCVVDLLGRAGRLKEAMDLIESMKVKPDGAVWGALLGACKIHKNVELAELAFQHVIELEPTNIGYYVLLSNIYSDVENLEGVLKVRVMMRGRKLRKEPGYSYVEYKGKVHLFYSGDRSHPQIEEIYRMLDKLENLVKEIHLAIAFALLHTKSGTEITVMKNLRVCVDCHLFIKLVSKIVNRQFVVRDATRFHHFRDGACSCKDYW from the exons ATGAGCATCCTCATCCACCAACAAAAACAGAACCCTAAATTTCTCGATCAAACCACAACACAACCATGGAATTCTCGTTTAGCAGAGTTAGCAAAACAGCACCAATACCCACAAGCACTCTCTCTCTACCGCCACATGCTTCGTTCTTCCTTCTTTCCGAACACATTCACCTTCCCTTTTCTCCTCAAATCCTGTGCCCTTCTTTCAATACCCATCACCGGTTCCCAGCTCCATGCTCATGTCATTCGAACCGGGTGTCACCCTGACCCATATACCCGAACTTCCCTCATCACTATGTACTCTAAATGCCATCTTCCCAATAATGCACGAAAGGTGTTTGATGAAAATCCCCACTGGGAAAACCCCACCATTTGTTTCAATGCAATGATATCTGGGTATTCCTTCAATTCAAGGATCTTTGATGCTGTCTTGTTGTTTAGGAGGATGAGGGAAATGGGGCTGAATGCAAACTCTGTTACCATGTTGGGTTTGGTCTCTGGGTGTGTTGTTCCGGGTCACTTGAGTGTTGGTGTTTATCTTCATGGTCTTGGTGTTAGGTTGGGTTTGGATGGTGATTTGACTGTGGGGAACTGTTTGATCACTATGTATGTGAAGTGCGGGGAGGTGGAGAATGCGCGCAGGGTGTTTGATGGTATGCCTGCAAGGGATTTGATCTCTTGGAATGCGATGATTTCTGGGTATGCGCAGAATGGGCATGCTAGGCGTGTTTTGGAGCTTTATCGTGAGATGAAGTTGAGTAAGGTGACTCCTGATCCTGTTACCCTTCTTGGGGTCTTGTCATCGTGTGCTAACCTTGGTGCGCAAGGAATTGGTCGCGAAGTGGAGAGGGAGATTGGGGTATTGGGGTTCAGTTCTAATCCATTTTTGACTAATGCACTAATCAACATGTATGCTAGGTGTGGGAATTTGGCACGCGCACATGTGGTCTTTGATTCTATGGCTGAGAAGAGCGTTATTTCTTGGACGGCTATAATTGGCGGGTATGGGATCCACGGACATGGCGAGGTTGCTGTTGATTTATTCAATGAGATGGTTGAGTCTGGCATCAGACCAGATGAGACTGTTTTCGTGAGTGTTCTCTCCGCATGTAGTCATGCAGGTTTGACTGATAAGGGCTTGGAATATTTTGATGCAATGGAGACGAAGTATGGTTTGCGGCAGGGTCCTGAACACTACTCTTGTGTGGTGGATCTCTTAGGCCGAGCAGGTAGACTGAAAGAAGCTATGGATCTCATAGAGTCAATGAAAGTTAAACCTGATGGTGCTGTTTGGGGAGCCCTTCTCGGCGCATGCAAGATTCATAAGAATGTTGAGCTAGCAGAATTGGCCTTTCAACATGTCATTGAACTTGAACCAACAAACATCGGTTACTATGTTCTGTTGTCAAATATATACTCTGATGTTGAGAACTTAGAGGGGGTTCTGAAAGTTCGAGTAATGATGAGGGGGCGAAAGCTTAGAAAGGAGCCAGGATACAGTTATGTAGAATATAAAGGAAAAGTGCACCTTTTTTACTCAGGAGATAGAAGTCATCCTCAAATTGAAGAAATATATAGAATGTTGGATAAATTGGAGAATCTTGTGAAGGAGATTCAT TTGGCAATTGCGTTCGCTCTCTTGCACACCAAGTCTGGGACTGAGATTACTGTGATGAAAAACCTTAGGGTATGTGTAGATTGTCACTTGTTCATTAAGCTGGTTAGCAAGATTGTCAATCGCCAATTTGTTGTTAGAGATGCCACTCGTTTTCATCATTTCAGAGATGGGGCGTGTTCTTGCAAGGACTACTGGTAA
- the LOC107626383 gene encoding uncharacterized protein LOC107626383 isoform X1 — MYARSRVCMSSLLDKARLMMNIHCLGRNLVTASSSLHHVQLPAQKEAHFWYVLPDEIKDTNLLNQYFEILSPSEKENVFRMSGERLKKRAILARALVRTTLARYQTNCQIDPKALRFKKNSYGKPEVDWQYPEDWSLPQLHFNISHTSSLIACGVTVGSPIGIDVEEKQRRLKNDVLAFARRYFSPYEIEMLTQIADPELRRLELIKLWTLKEAYVKAVGKGFSNSPFNTFTVRLGHHTKTGIHLRPHGMSKAHEITVEPPDESKNISGNWQFVLLELDGSHYAAICIEQESTNRGKGSIPVNLKLRKTIPFVEDECILGTEKAVVIGGLTTLLECE, encoded by the exons ATGTATGCTAGGTCCAGAGTATGCATGAGTTCATTGCTGGATAAAGCGCGGTTAATGATGAATATACATTGCCTTGGAAGGAACCTTGTAACTGCTTCTTCATCCTTGCATCATGTACAACTTCCGGCGCAAAA GGAAGCTCATTTTTGGTATGTTTTACCTGATGAGATAAAGGACACAAACCTACTAAACCAATATTTCGAAATTCTATCGCCTTCTGAAAAAGAAAATGTATTTCGTATGAGTGGGGAACGGCTAAAGAAAAGAGCGATCCTAGCTCGTGCATTGGTTCGCACCACACTAGCAAGAT ATCAGACAAATTGTCAGATTGATCCAAAAGCTTTGAGGTTTAAGAAGAACAGTTATGGGAAGCCTGAG GTGGATTGGCAATATCCTGAAGATTGGAGCCTACCACAACTTCATTTTAATATCTCACATACTTCATCTTTGATTGCTTGTGGAGTAACTGTGGGCTCTCCG ATTGGTATTGATGTGGAAGAAAAACAAAGGAGATTGAAGAATGATGTTTTGGCATTTGCAAGACGATACTTTTCTCCCTACGAAATAGAAATGCTGACTCAGATTGCAGACCCTGAACTTCGGCGTCTGGAGTTAATCAAGTTATGGACTCTGAAG GAAGCATATGTAAAAGCTGTAGGGAAGGGCTTCTCAAATTCACCTTTTAATACTTTTACTGTTCGATTAGGACACCATACGAAAACCGGCATCCATCTTCGACCTCATGGGATGTCAAAG GCGCATGAAATTACCGTCGAGCCTCCTGATGAGTCGAAGAATATCTCAGGCAATTGGCAGTTTGTACTCCTCGAGTTAGATGGTTCTCATTATGCTGCCATTTGTATAGAACAGGAAAGCACCAATAGAG GAAAAGGAAGCATTCCTGTGAATCTGAAGCTAAGGAAAACAATCCCATTTGTTGAAGATGAATGTATTTTAGGAACTGAGAAAGCTGTAGTAATTGGTGGTTTGACTACACTATTAGAGTGTGAATGA
- the LOC107626383 gene encoding uncharacterized protein LOC107626383 isoform X2, which yields MSSLLDKARLMMNIHCLGRNLVTASSSLHHVQLPAQKEAHFWYVLPDEIKDTNLLNQYFEILSPSEKENVFRMSGERLKKRAILARALVRTTLARYQTNCQIDPKALRFKKNSYGKPEVDWQYPEDWSLPQLHFNISHTSSLIACGVTVGSPIGIDVEEKQRRLKNDVLAFARRYFSPYEIEMLTQIADPELRRLELIKLWTLKEAYVKAVGKGFSNSPFNTFTVRLGHHTKTGIHLRPHGMSKAHEITVEPPDESKNISGNWQFVLLELDGSHYAAICIEQESTNRGKGSIPVNLKLRKTIPFVEDECILGTEKAVVIGGLTTLLECE from the exons ATGAGTTCATTGCTGGATAAAGCGCGGTTAATGATGAATATACATTGCCTTGGAAGGAACCTTGTAACTGCTTCTTCATCCTTGCATCATGTACAACTTCCGGCGCAAAA GGAAGCTCATTTTTGGTATGTTTTACCTGATGAGATAAAGGACACAAACCTACTAAACCAATATTTCGAAATTCTATCGCCTTCTGAAAAAGAAAATGTATTTCGTATGAGTGGGGAACGGCTAAAGAAAAGAGCGATCCTAGCTCGTGCATTGGTTCGCACCACACTAGCAAGAT ATCAGACAAATTGTCAGATTGATCCAAAAGCTTTGAGGTTTAAGAAGAACAGTTATGGGAAGCCTGAG GTGGATTGGCAATATCCTGAAGATTGGAGCCTACCACAACTTCATTTTAATATCTCACATACTTCATCTTTGATTGCTTGTGGAGTAACTGTGGGCTCTCCG ATTGGTATTGATGTGGAAGAAAAACAAAGGAGATTGAAGAATGATGTTTTGGCATTTGCAAGACGATACTTTTCTCCCTACGAAATAGAAATGCTGACTCAGATTGCAGACCCTGAACTTCGGCGTCTGGAGTTAATCAAGTTATGGACTCTGAAG GAAGCATATGTAAAAGCTGTAGGGAAGGGCTTCTCAAATTCACCTTTTAATACTTTTACTGTTCGATTAGGACACCATACGAAAACCGGCATCCATCTTCGACCTCATGGGATGTCAAAG GCGCATGAAATTACCGTCGAGCCTCCTGATGAGTCGAAGAATATCTCAGGCAATTGGCAGTTTGTACTCCTCGAGTTAGATGGTTCTCATTATGCTGCCATTTGTATAGAACAGGAAAGCACCAATAGAG GAAAAGGAAGCATTCCTGTGAATCTGAAGCTAAGGAAAACAATCCCATTTGTTGAAGATGAATGTATTTTAGGAACTGAGAAAGCTGTAGTAATTGGTGGTTTGACTACACTATTAGAGTGTGAATGA